In Candidatus Micrarchaeum acidiphilum ARMAN-2, one DNA window encodes the following:
- a CDS encoding glycosyl transferase family 2, with translation MDGLKAAPNELNRPKAKNLLCGAESANANTALDPTASLLRTDDYLGLDMPAAEKLNIVKLQEMKTNPPSPRFGVVIIGKNEGETVPEVLRKLISAENSIPGNFFNVFVDDGSTDSTMAKAMEFNVSVISNKKSLGIGGAIKKGYEFLKSFNPDYIIQLDSDGEHPAEYLRDLIAPLENNESDIVIGSRYCGGRNPVTSPLKIAGAKLLTLGFAFINPRYGLKDVASGFRAFKSEYLNKVLFLSNRNWAVEFLVRAIKSNLRIKEIPVPYHFREHGVSQFNSPWHYVRYFLNIFKQFVNSVD, from the coding sequence ATGGATGGGCTTAAAGCCGCCCCAAACGAACTCAACCGCCCCAAAGCAAAAAATTTGTTGTGCGGAGCTGAATCTGCGAATGCTAACACAGCCTTAGATCCAACTGCTAGCCTACTGCGTACTGATGACTATCTTGGGCTAGACATGCCAGCCGCGGAGAAGTTGAATATAGTAAAGCTCCAAGAAATGAAAACGAACCCGCCATCGCCAAGATTTGGCGTTGTAATAATCGGAAAAAACGAAGGAGAGACTGTTCCAGAGGTCTTAAGAAAATTAATATCTGCCGAAAACAGTATCCCGGGAAATTTTTTCAATGTATTTGTTGATGACGGGTCCACTGACAGCACAATGGCAAAGGCAATGGAGTTTAACGTCAGCGTAATAAGTAACAAAAAGTCGTTGGGGATCGGCGGCGCAATCAAAAAGGGGTATGAGTTTCTCAAATCTTTTAATCCGGATTACATAATTCAATTGGATTCTGACGGCGAACATCCGGCGGAATACCTGCGTGACCTGATAGCGCCATTAGAAAACAACGAAAGCGATATTGTTATAGGATCTAGATACTGCGGTGGTAGAAATCCAGTCACGTCTCCACTGAAGATTGCAGGGGCAAAGCTGCTTACATTAGGTTTCGCCTTCATCAACCCAAGATACGGATTGAAAGATGTCGCTTCGGGGTTTAGAGCATTCAAATCTGAATATTTGAATAAAGTGTTATTTCTCTCAAACCGTAATTGGGCGGTTGAGTTCCTTGTTAGGGCTATAAAAAGCAATTTAAGAATCAAGGAAATCCCTGTTCCATATCACTTTAGGGAGCATGGCGTTTCACAATTTAACTCACCGTGGCATTACGTAAGGTACTTTTTAAACATCTTTAAGCAATTCGTGAATTCGGTTGACTAA
- a CDS encoding Mandelate racemase/muconate lactonizing protein: MKNIQKNVKCAFSIGDVKIKGASLYRVNAPMTEPFSISLGTQYDFDGLFVELEGKSEKGYGECSTIPEITGEYTGAAIETAQSILLSINGKSYDGIEDFSESITKIIHGSSAVKNAIEMAAHDLYARENSVHITKLLGGSMKPAETSMTITLGSVKDAIKQLEAIQKKKPKDIKMKIGVDARLDIARIKAVSERLNGEKFYVDANQGYSLQDAIKVGKVLNDVGAAFFEQPMDYRELAKMSYLRKQTGIPIMLDESIVSPRSVIDAIIADAADYVNVKLTKSGGMRQAQKTLFTAQAYGIKAMVGCMIESKLGIAASLAVALSSKNVIFYDLDGFQFLKEQPFESGIEYKNGMNMLTNGKGIACIRKF; encoded by the coding sequence ATGAAGAATATTCAAAAGAACGTAAAATGCGCATTTTCGATCGGGGATGTAAAAATCAAAGGCGCATCGTTATACAGGGTAAATGCGCCCATGACAGAGCCGTTTTCGATATCTCTAGGCACGCAGTATGATTTCGACGGGCTTTTCGTTGAACTAGAAGGAAAATCAGAAAAGGGCTACGGCGAATGCAGCACCATACCTGAAATCACAGGAGAGTATACCGGCGCTGCTATAGAAACCGCGCAGAGCATACTGCTTTCTATAAACGGGAAGTCCTACGACGGCATAGAGGATTTTTCAGAAAGCATAACAAAAATAATACACGGCAGCAGCGCAGTAAAGAATGCAATAGAAATGGCGGCACATGACCTATATGCAAGGGAAAACTCAGTGCACATCACAAAGCTTCTCGGAGGATCAATGAAGCCTGCAGAAACTAGCATGACGATAACACTGGGAAGCGTAAAAGATGCAATAAAGCAGCTTGAAGCGATACAGAAAAAGAAGCCAAAGGACATAAAGATGAAGATAGGGGTTGACGCAAGGCTTGACATAGCGCGCATAAAAGCGGTTTCTGAGAGGCTTAATGGGGAGAAGTTCTATGTGGATGCCAACCAGGGCTATTCGCTTCAGGATGCGATAAAAGTGGGCAAGGTGCTGAACGACGTAGGCGCAGCATTCTTCGAGCAGCCTATGGACTACAGGGAGCTTGCAAAGATGTCGTACCTAAGAAAGCAGACGGGAATCCCAATAATGCTTGACGAAAGCATAGTGAGCCCAAGAAGCGTTATAGACGCGATAATTGCAGACGCTGCCGATTATGTAAACGTCAAGCTTACCAAGAGCGGAGGCATGCGCCAGGCGCAGAAAACACTGTTCACTGCGCAGGCTTATGGGATAAAGGCGATGGTTGGCTGCATGATAGAGAGCAAGCTCGGGATAGCTGCAAGCCTTGCCGTAGCACTCTCCTCAAAGAACGTGATATTCTACGACCTTGACGGATTCCAGTTCCTGAAGGAGCAGCCCTTTGAATCTGGAATAGAATACAAAAACGGCATGAACATGCTCACAAATGGCAAAGGAATTGCATGCATCAGAAAGTTCTAG
- a CDS encoding aminotransferase class-III → MDNNIFGHSVRQAQQGKDGASAYKGASYGQHKVREMVVPEFRGFPFVVNGTDRFYVLAGKKRYLDFSGSAMTTGYDFLKSVDLVSPVSTLVFRSAWNERLTKMLKQISGMKNVVYCTSGTEACEATLSRYERPIIALENAYHGKGYLSYRASNGAGIDKRNKMVHLKVPQDPEEESNVQSHNEKLISDAAKAFDIEGSTLIFELVQSDGGVNVLSDGFISSLRKIASEHHMHMAIDEVYTGMGRSGELLLSLKKRLNPDMICIGKGMAAGLPLSAVLYGGNWNISYNGAFGMQSGNMLCSRAAVKTISGLTEKRLSFVRKKGKEIIKRLSSISNNNIKSVRGIGFMIGVELTKNGKPLTDYTYELRSKLLKKGVVCSLVGAKSNIVKITPPPYIDEKTLDEGINRISAVLGE, encoded by the coding sequence ATGGATAATAATATCTTTGGCCATAGTGTACGTCAGGCGCAACAAGGTAAAGATGGAGCCTCTGCTTACAAGGGCGCATCCTACGGACAGCATAAGGTAAGGGAAATGGTGGTGCCGGAATTCAGGGGCTTCCCTTTCGTGGTCAACGGCACCGACCGCTTTTACGTCTTGGCCGGAAAAAAACGATACCTCGATTTCTCTGGCTCTGCAATGACTACTGGCTACGACTTCCTTAAAAGCGTAGATTTAGTTTCCCCAGTTAGCACTCTTGTTTTTAGAAGCGCATGGAACGAACGCCTCACCAAAATGCTGAAGCAGATATCTGGAATGAAGAATGTGGTGTACTGCACATCCGGAACCGAAGCCTGCGAGGCCACGCTTTCAAGATATGAAAGGCCAATAATTGCGTTGGAGAACGCCTACCATGGAAAGGGCTATCTATCATATAGGGCATCAAACGGGGCAGGCATAGACAAAAGAAACAAAATGGTGCATCTTAAGGTCCCGCAGGATCCTGAAGAAGAGAGCAATGTGCAGAGCCATAACGAGAAGCTCATCAGCGATGCTGCCAAGGCATTCGACATAGAAGGCTCAACGCTGATATTCGAGCTCGTCCAGTCTGACGGAGGAGTCAACGTGCTATCTGACGGCTTCATAAGCAGCTTAAGGAAGATTGCGTCGGAGCACCATATGCACATGGCGATAGACGAGGTTTATACTGGAATGGGACGGAGCGGGGAGCTCCTTCTTTCGTTAAAAAAGAGGCTTAATCCGGATATGATATGCATTGGCAAGGGAATGGCCGCAGGGCTTCCGCTATCTGCAGTCCTTTACGGCGGGAATTGGAACATATCGTACAACGGCGCATTCGGCATGCAATCAGGAAACATGCTGTGCTCGCGCGCAGCGGTCAAGACCATTTCAGGCCTGACTGAAAAAAGGCTTTCCTTCGTAAGGAAAAAAGGAAAGGAGATAATAAAGCGTCTAAGCTCGATAAGCAACAATAATATAAAATCCGTAAGGGGCATTGGCTTTATGATTGGCGTGGAGCTGACAAAGAATGGAAAGCCTTTGACAGACTACACATATGAGCTAAGGTCCAAGCTGCTTAAGAAAGGTGTGGTGTGCTCCCTTGTAGGGGCTAAAAGCAACATAGTAAAAATAACTCCGCCCCCATATATAGACGAAAAGACTTTGGATGAAGGCATAAATAGAATATCGGCAGTATTGGGTGAATAA
- a CDS encoding amino acid permease, translated as MAGMKLKSGSLGFWGLVFYAVSVIFPAGAFAVTGVTAMTYAGTAAPLAFLVGGATLFLAIIAIYIFSSKVSNAGGYYKYVESSVHNKYLSKSMGLYQLFWVIGDMIAASIIVGWFLWTGLVTLTGYSLPLIAVLLIAFITPIIYLIVGFFSIKVSQKLALIFGIIQIAFFLLLAIALIVKAPYNGAQYFNIGNSTNGLYGFFLAMVVGAFLAYGGYGSIVSFGEEAKLPKHTLKKAIVTALLIMVAFDTFVVYALEAASGPNLGTALQFFAPGLYLTKAYFGIALTLIAFAIVEIAQLMSPVLFGNSASRTIFALARDGLLPKSLTKVHPKYGSPYMSVFVVFAVVVIGIIVTMVPLVALYGESNGLFDSFVIWGTAITIFTLIYHIATNESLPIMMHRLKRMNVVSHVLAPTLGSIIMAVAIYYSLQGLSGPLLTVLVMIPAWIIISLAIVYVRRNKVKMEPLLTRAHPTDSIR; from the coding sequence ATGGCTGGAATGAAGCTTAAGTCGGGCTCTCTCGGCTTCTGGGGTTTGGTATTCTACGCTGTGAGCGTAATATTTCCTGCTGGCGCTTTCGCTGTTACTGGGGTCACGGCAATGACATACGCCGGAACTGCGGCTCCGCTAGCATTCCTCGTAGGCGGTGCAACGCTTTTCCTGGCAATAATCGCGATATACATATTCAGCTCCAAAGTGTCAAACGCAGGAGGCTACTACAAATACGTGGAATCGAGCGTGCACAACAAATACCTTTCGAAAAGCATGGGCCTCTACCAGCTCTTCTGGGTAATAGGGGACATGATAGCAGCAAGCATAATAGTGGGCTGGTTCCTGTGGACCGGGCTCGTGACTCTTACCGGCTATTCACTGCCATTGATTGCAGTTCTTCTTATAGCGTTCATAACTCCAATAATATACTTGATTGTAGGATTCTTCTCTATAAAGGTAAGCCAGAAGCTTGCCCTCATATTCGGGATAATACAGATAGCGTTCTTCCTGCTTCTTGCAATAGCACTAATAGTAAAGGCCCCGTACAATGGGGCGCAGTACTTCAACATAGGAAATTCCACCAACGGGCTTTACGGATTCTTCCTTGCCATGGTGGTAGGCGCATTCCTGGCATATGGCGGATACGGCTCAATTGTGTCGTTCGGTGAGGAAGCCAAGCTCCCGAAGCACACGCTGAAGAAGGCAATAGTAACCGCATTGCTAATAATGGTGGCGTTCGACACGTTCGTGGTGTATGCGCTAGAAGCTGCATCAGGGCCTAACCTCGGAACGGCATTGCAGTTCTTCGCGCCTGGCTTGTACCTCACCAAGGCATATTTCGGAATAGCGCTGACGCTGATAGCGTTTGCAATAGTTGAAATAGCTCAGCTCATGTCTCCTGTACTGTTCGGAAACAGCGCATCAAGGACAATATTTGCTTTGGCCAGGGACGGGCTTCTTCCAAAATCGCTTACAAAAGTGCATCCAAAATACGGGAGCCCTTACATGTCGGTTTTTGTAGTGTTCGCAGTTGTTGTGATAGGGATTATAGTGACTATGGTTCCGCTGGTCGCATTGTACGGCGAATCGAACGGGCTCTTTGACTCGTTCGTAATATGGGGAACTGCCATAACAATATTCACCCTGATATACCACATAGCTACGAACGAATCGCTGCCAATAATGATGCACAGGCTGAAGCGCATGAATGTCGTGAGCCATGTATTGGCTCCGACACTGGGCTCCATAATAATGGCAGTAGCAATATACTATTCGCTGCAGGGCCTTAGCGGTCCGCTTTTGACCGTGCTCGTAATGATCCCGGCATGGATAATAATATCTTTGGCCATAGTGTACGTCAGGCGCAACAAGGTAAAGATGGAGCCTCTGCTTACAAGGGCGCATCCTACGGACAGCATAAGGTAA